The proteins below are encoded in one region of Archocentrus centrarchus isolate MPI-CPG fArcCen1 chromosome 13, fArcCen1, whole genome shotgun sequence:
- the LOC115789983 gene encoding transcobalamin-1-like, which yields MTMMPALLTTAVLLTLLSWTLTENSELLPIDIVVKNSLQNKVPLTYTTQVAYRGILLGAMKRLMDSDAGFKFTYSENLNYGPYLESVNGVAGNNEDHTYWELLAKNSNGEFERTDVGIGCYIPSPYQQIILNFTKW from the exons ATGACAATGATGCCTGCACTGCTCACTACAGCCGTGTTACTCACACTGCTTTCTTGGACTTTGACAGAAA ACAGTGAACTGCTTCCCATTGATATAGTCGTGAAGAAcagcttacaaaacaaagttCCACTGACCTACACAACTCAAGTGGCTTACAGAGGGATCCTGCTGGGTGCAATGAAGAGACTTATGGACTCCGATGCAGGCTTTAA ATTCACTTACTCTGAGAATCTAAACTACGGCCCTTATCTGGAGAGTGTAAATGGTGTGgctggaaacaatgaagaccATACCTACTGGGAGCTGTTGGCCAAAAACTCAAATGGTGAATTTGAAAGAACCGATGTTG GTATTGGTTGTTACATtcccagtccatatcagcaaATTATCCTGAACTTTACAAAGTGGTAA
- the LOC115790040 gene encoding uncharacterized protein LOC115790040 — protein MGKPQKNPATTATPTPKRTRSECSTSTSTLSPEKSFTDVLDSIDKKLTSLDARLALVEVLHKEFQQLRVSLEFSQEQVKALAVENQTLRDTVKQLTDGMTQLTGENKKMRETILDIQARSMRDNLVFSGIPEQAEEDAEASVREFLQHQLKLPSEAVKNITFHRVHRLGGKKPDNKRPRPIVAKFEHYKQKEQVRSRGRELRGTHYSVNEQFPKEILDRRRVLFPIRKKYITEGVRATVAVDKLYVNGQLYRDREVTPWLY, from the coding sequence ATgggcaaaccacaaaaaaatcctgctaCCACGGCCACACCAACTCCTAAACGCACTCGTTCCGAGTGCTCAACAAGCACATCCACATTATCCCCAGAGAAAAGCTTCACTGATGTCCTGGACTCCATCGACAAGAAGCTAACTAGCCTAGATGCCCGacttgccttggtggaggttttaCACAAGGAATTCCAACAGCTGAGGGTGTCGTTGGAGTTTAGCCAAGAGCAGGTGAAGGCGCTTGCTGTCGAGAACCAAACGCTGAGGGACACCGTGAAACAACTCACCGATGGGATGACACAGCTGACcggggaaaacaagaaaatgagggaGACCATTCTGGACATCCAGGCTCGGAGCATGCGGGACAACCTCGTCTTCTCCGGGATCCCAGagcaagcagaggaggatgccgAAGCCTCGGTTCGCGAATTCCTCCAGCATCAGCTGAAACTCCCGAGTGAAGCggtaaaaaatataactttccATCGTGTTCACCGGCTCGGAGGTAAGAAGCCCGATAACAAACGGCCTCGGCCAATTGTAGCTAAATTTGAACATTACAAGCAAAAAGAGCAGGTCAGGAGTCGGGGCAGAGAGCTGCGTGGAACACACTACAGTGTTAATGAACAATTTCCAAAAGAGATTCTCGATCGGAGGCGTGTATTATTTCCAATAAGGAAGAAATACATCACTGAGGGCGTCAGAGCTACggtagctgtagataagctttaTGTTAACGGTCAGCTGTACAGGGACCGGGAGGTTACCCCATGGCTTTATTAG